The Alphaproteobacteria bacterium genome has a segment encoding these proteins:
- a CDS encoding DedA family protein, translating to MIRALYDWTLLQAEKPWARRTLFGVAFAESSFFPIPPDVLLIPMVLAQRGAAWLLAALCTAGSITGALAGYAIGYYLFDAVGQPILELYGYAEKFASFTAKYNDHGAWIVLGAALTPFPYKVITIASGVTGLSLPVFLVASIVGRAARFFLVAALLWFFGEPIRRFIDRWFGLLTLGFFALLAGGFVLIGLL from the coding sequence CTGATCCGTGCCCTGTATGACTGGACCCTTTTGCAGGCCGAAAAGCCGTGGGCGCGGCGCACGCTGTTCGGGGTCGCGTTTGCCGAAAGTTCATTTTTTCCCATTCCGCCCGATGTGCTGCTTATCCCCATGGTGCTGGCGCAACGCGGCGCGGCGTGGCTGCTGGCGGCGTTGTGCACGGCGGGGTCGATCACTGGTGCGCTCGCGGGCTATGCCATCGGCTACTATCTTTTCGATGCGGTGGGGCAACCGATCCTTGAATTATACGGCTATGCGGAAAAATTCGCGAGCTTTACCGCGAAGTATAACGATCACGGCGCGTGGATCGTGCTCGGTGCGGCGCTGACGCCGTTCCCCTATAAGGTGATTACGATCGCCAGCGGCGTAACCGGGCTCAGCCTGCCGGTTTTCCTTGTTGCGAGCATTGTTGGCCGTGCTGCGCGTTTCTTTCTGGTTGCGGCGCTGCTTTGGTTTTTCGGGGAACCGATCCGCAGGTTCATCGACCGCTGGTTCGGCTTGCTGACACTGGGTTTCTTTGCCCTCTTGGCGGGCGGTTTTGTCCTGATTGGCCTTCTGTAG
- a CDS encoding glycosyltransferase, giving the protein MKEITVFIGYDAREDIAYKVCAYSIERHASMPVKTVPIKLTDMRAQGLYTRATEERNGSLWDCISEAPMSTEFAISRFLVPHLSKTEWAVFCDCDFLWRGDIAELAQLADPEKALQCVQHNHQPPEKVKMDGRAQLLYARKNWSSMMLWNCKHPSNAKLTVDMVNSVPGRDLHRFCWLEDNEIGALPPTWNWLEGHSDPAIDPKVVHYTRGGPWFDNWKHVAYAQEWLDEADMVRHADLPDHMVSA; this is encoded by the coding sequence ATGAAAGAAATCACGGTTTTCATAGGCTACGATGCGCGCGAGGATATTGCGTACAAAGTTTGCGCCTATTCGATCGAGCGGCATGCCAGCATGCCGGTCAAAACCGTGCCGATCAAACTGACCGATATGCGCGCACAGGGCCTTTATACCCGCGCGACCGAAGAACGCAACGGCAGCCTTTGGGATTGCATCTCCGAAGCGCCGATGAGCACCGAGTTTGCCATCAGCCGCTTTCTTGTTCCGCATCTCAGCAAAACCGAATGGGCCGTGTTCTGCGATTGCGATTTTCTGTGGCGCGGCGATATCGCCGAGCTGGCTCAACTGGCTGATCCGGAAAAAGCCCTGCAATGCGTGCAGCATAATCACCAGCCGCCGGAAAAAGTGAAGATGGACGGGCGCGCGCAGCTTCTGTATGCGCGCAAGAACTGGTCGAGCATGATGCTCTGGAACTGCAAGCACCCGTCGAATGCAAAATTAACGGTGGATATGGTCAACAGCGTGCCGGGGCGCGATCTGCACCGCTTCTGCTGGCTTGAAGATAACGAGATCGGCGCGCTGCCGCCCACCTGGAACTGGCTTGAAGGCCATAGCGACCCGGCCATCGACCCTAAGGTGGTCCATTACACCCGCGGCGGGCCGTGGTTCGATAACTGGAAGCATGTTGCCTATGCGCAGGAATGGCTGGACGAGGCGGACATGGTCCGCCACGCCGACCTGCCCGACCATATGGTCAGCGCCTGA
- a CDS encoding ABC transporter substrate-binding protein, translating to MHAIAAFIAALFLAAPAFADIAIGIVGPMTGPDAPTGEQVRRGAEAAVDDINAKGGVLGQKLRLSVKDDVDDPRQAVASANQLASEGVIAVVGHVASGASIPASKVYDEEGMVMVSPASTNPELTEQGFDAVFRLCGRDDRQGAVAAAFILEKFPGANIAIIHDKTAYGQGLADIVRAELAKAGVKKVLFDTITRGERDFSALTSKMKEAKIDVIYYGGYHSEGGLMVRQMRDQKFNAVFIGADDLTTLTFWTITGSSGQGSYVSFMADPRKNPAAAEAVDKIRATGYEPESYTLFSYAAVQLLADAMTRAGKADPAAMAKIMHEQSFDTVLGSIDFDKKGDVGTQGFVMYQWRDGNYHQLD from the coding sequence ATGCATGCCATCGCCGCCTTTATCGCCGCGCTTTTTCTTGCCGCTCCCGCCTTCGCCGATATCGCCATCGGCATCGTCGGGCCGATGACGGGCCCGGATGCCCCGACGGGCGAACAGGTCCGGCGCGGTGCGGAAGCTGCGGTGGATGATATCAATGCCAAGGGCGGCGTGCTGGGACAGAAGCTGCGTCTTTCGGTCAAGGATGACGTTGACGATCCGCGGCAGGCGGTTGCCAGCGCCAACCAGCTCGCCAGCGAAGGCGTGATCGCGGTCGTGGGGCATGTGGCTTCCGGAGCTTCGATCCCCGCATCGAAAGTTTATGACGAAGAAGGCATGGTGATGGTGTCACCCGCTTCGACCAACCCGGAATTGACGGAGCAGGGTTTTGACGCCGTGTTCCGCCTTTGCGGGCGAGACGACCGGCAAGGCGCAGTGGCGGCGGCGTTCATACTTGAAAAATTTCCCGGCGCAAATATCGCCATCATTCACGACAAAACCGCCTATGGGCAGGGCCTTGCGGACATCGTGCGCGCCGAGCTGGCGAAGGCGGGCGTAAAAAAGGTTTTGTTCGATACCATCACGCGAGGCGAGCGGGATTTTTCCGCCCTGACATCGAAGATGAAGGAAGCCAAGATCGATGTGATTTATTATGGCGGCTATCATTCGGAAGGCGGGCTGATGGTGCGGCAGATGCGCGACCAGAAGTTTAATGCTGTTTTTATCGGCGCGGACGATCTGACGACGCTGACCTTCTGGACCATCACCGGTTCAAGCGGGCAGGGTTCGTATGTGAGTTTCATGGCCGATCCGCGCAAGAACCCCGCTGCGGCCGAAGCGGTGGATAAAATTCGCGCCACAGGCTATGAGCCGGAAAGCTATACGCTCTTCAGCTATGCGGCGGTGCAGCTGCTGGCCGATGCCATGACCCGCGCGGGCAAGGCCGACCCCGCCGCCATGGCGAAAATTATGCATGAACAGAGCTTCGATACCGTGCTGGGCAGCATCGATTTCGACAAAAAGGGCGATGTCGGCACGCAAGGTTTCGTGATGTACCAGTGGCGCGACGGGAATTATCACCAGCTCGATTGA
- a CDS encoding DNA replication protein: MTSPARQIPLPLPHRAAMGREDFMVTPSNRDAVAWLDRWQEWPQRTLILHGPHGSGKTHLVHVWQALAQAKMLTPAQLVREDLAAAPRAVAIDGADGVAGDRTAEEALLHLYNIMQERGGALLLTATAPPKQWNAELADLRSRLLACTAVALASPDDQLVAGMMMKQFSDRQLPIGQDVLDYLLPRVERHPAAIARIVAALDEAAMAAGRAVTIPLARKVLEEFPPLL; this comes from the coding sequence ATGACCAGCCCCGCCAGACAGATCCCGCTTCCCCTGCCCCACCGCGCGGCAATGGGGCGGGAAGATTTTATGGTCACACCCAGCAACCGCGACGCGGTGGCATGGCTGGACCGCTGGCAGGAATGGCCGCAACGCACGCTTATTCTGCACGGGCCGCACGGCAGCGGCAAAACCCATCTGGTGCATGTCTGGCAAGCACTGGCACAAGCAAAAATGCTTACCCCCGCGCAACTGGTGCGCGAAGACCTTGCGGCCGCCCCGCGTGCCGTGGCGATTGATGGCGCGGACGGCGTGGCGGGCGACCGCACGGCGGAAGAAGCCTTGCTCCATCTCTACAACATCATGCAGGAACGCGGCGGCGCGCTGCTGCTTACGGCGACCGCGCCGCCCAAGCAATGGAATGCGGAACTTGCCGATCTGCGCTCCCGTCTGCTTGCTTGCACCGCCGTAGCGCTCGCGTCGCCGGACGATCAGCTAGTGGCCGGCATGATGATGAAGCAGTTCAGCGACCGGCAATTGCCTATCGGGCAGGACGTACTCGATTACCTTTTGCCGCGCGTGGAACGCCACCCCGCCGCGATCGCACGCATCGTCGCCGCGCTGGACGAAGCGGCCATGGCAGCGGGGCGCGCCGTGACCATACCGCTGGCGCGCAAGGTGCTGGAGGAGTTTCCACCTCTTCTGTAA